The Blattabacterium cuenoti genome includes a region encoding these proteins:
- the guaB gene encoding IMP dehydrogenase, producing MSLNKKILKEALTFDDVLLVPSFSSILPSEVSLKTYLTPDISLNIPILSAAMDTVTESSLAISIAREGGIGIIHKNMSIKNQSEEVYRVKRSESGMIDDPITLSRDSTLKHAQYLMKRYKISGLPVIEKDYSLVGIITRRDIKYRTNLDSLVEEVMTRENLITSKKNITLEKAKNILLKERIEKLPIVDENNKLVGLITIRDIDNLIKHPNACKDSRGRLRVGAAVGIDKHTLDRVESLVKVGADLIAIDSAHGHSSRILQVIKLIRSFFPGISLLAGNVVTKEGAKDLIDAGSTVLKVGIGSGSICTTRVVSGVGMPQITAINDVYEYAKKRNVHVISDGGIRYSGDVVKAIAAGASSVMIGSLFAGTDEAPGEEVIFQGRKFKTYVGMGSLIAMKRGSKDRYFQFSEKSVPEGIEAIVPYKGKMKDTIYQICGGLRSGMGYCGVSSITELMEKGKFVRITNSGLKENHPHSVRITKETPNYYLNTRDGI from the coding sequence ATGTCTTTAAATAAAAAGATTTTAAAAGAGGCTCTAACTTTTGATGATGTTTTGCTTGTTCCCTCCTTTTCTTCAATTCTTCCATCAGAAGTCTCTCTTAAAACTTATTTGACACCTGACATTTCTCTAAACATCCCCATATTGAGTGCTGCCATGGATACAGTGACTGAATCTTCTTTAGCTATATCTATAGCTAGGGAAGGAGGAATAGGTATTATTCATAAAAACATGAGTATAAAGAATCAATCAGAAGAAGTTTACAGGGTAAAAAGAAGTGAAAGTGGAATGATAGATGATCCTATAACTCTTTCCAGAGATTCTACACTAAAACATGCTCAATATCTTATGAAAAGATATAAAATATCTGGACTTCCTGTTATAGAAAAAGATTATTCATTAGTAGGAATTATTACGAGAAGAGATATCAAATATCGTACAAATTTGGATTCTTTAGTAGAGGAAGTAATGACAAGAGAAAACTTGATTACTTCTAAAAAAAATATTACTCTGGAAAAAGCAAAGAATATTTTATTAAAAGAGAGAATAGAAAAATTACCTATTGTAGATGAAAATAATAAATTGGTAGGATTAATCACAATTAGGGATATTGATAATTTAATTAAGCACCCTAATGCATGCAAAGATTCTAGAGGACGTCTTCGTGTAGGAGCTGCTGTAGGGATAGATAAACACACTTTAGATAGAGTGGAATCTTTAGTCAAAGTGGGAGCAGATCTCATAGCTATAGATTCAGCTCATGGTCATTCTTCTAGAATATTACAGGTTATTAAATTAATCCGTTCTTTTTTTCCAGGAATTTCATTACTAGCAGGGAATGTAGTCACAAAGGAAGGAGCTAAAGATTTGATAGATGCTGGTTCTACTGTTTTAAAAGTAGGAATAGGATCTGGTTCTATTTGTACGACAAGAGTAGTATCTGGAGTGGGAATGCCTCAAATAACAGCTATTAATGATGTGTATGAATACGCCAAGAAAAGAAATGTTCATGTGATTTCTGATGGGGGGATTAGATATTCAGGAGACGTGGTAAAAGCTATTGCTGCAGGAGCTAGTTCTGTTATGATTGGTAGTTTATTTGCAGGAACAGATGAAGCTCCTGGCGAGGAAGTGATTTTTCAAGGAAGAAAATTTAAAACTTATGTTGGAATGGGGTCTTTAATTGCTATGAAAAGAGGAAGTAAAGATCGTTATTTTCAATTTAGTGAAAAATCTGTTCCAGAAGGAATAGAAGCTATAGTCCCTTACAAAGGGAAAATGAAAGATACAATTTATCAAATTTGTGGAGGATTGCGTTCTGGTATGGGTTATTGTGGAGTTTCATCCATTACAGAGTTAATGGAAAAAGGAAAATTTGTAAGAATAACTAATTCAGGATTAAAAGAAAATCATCCACACAGTGTCAGAATTACAAAAGAAACTCCAAATTACTATCTAAATACCCGGGACGGGATTTGA
- the rplS gene encoding 50S ribosomal protein L19, with protein MLQNFIRYTENKFIPINNFPLFNSGDTITVFFEIKEGEKKRIQSFKGVVIKKQGKGLTKTFTIRKISIGVGIERIFIFNQPNIQKIEVNKKGKVRRSKIYYFRFLKGKKARVKS; from the coding sequence ATGTTACAAAATTTTATTAGATACACAGAAAATAAATTTATTCCTATAAATAATTTTCCATTATTTAATTCCGGAGATACTATTACTGTTTTTTTTGAAATTAAAGAAGGAGAAAAAAAAAGAATCCAATCTTTTAAAGGTGTAGTTATAAAAAAACAAGGAAAAGGATTAACCAAAACATTCACTATTCGAAAAATAAGTATTGGAGTAGGAATAGAACGTATATTTATTTTCAATCAACCAAACATACAAAAAATAGAAGTTAATAAAAAAGGGAAAGTTCGTAGATCTAAAATTTATTATTTTAGATTTCTTAAGGGAAAAAAAGCAAGAGTTAAAAGTTGA
- the glmM gene encoding phosphoglucosamine mutase produces MTLVKSSSGIRGTLGGKVGEGFSPIDIIKFSAGYVSWMKRKYKRKKKYVIILGRDGRVTSVLFQQFLIITFRSLGVDVINIGLSTTPTVGIAVMNEKADGGVMLTASHNPKNWNGLKMFNSCGEFLSEEDFQKLFYITEKENFRFSSYKKLGNLFHRKDYIQKHIEKILSLPIIDRNIIQKARLKIVIDGINSTGGIAVPILLKHLGVHVIEMHCDPHGDFVHNPEPIKKNLKEICNKVPEIKADLGISVDPDVDRVVFICENGDFFGEEYTLVSIADYVLENKLGPVVSTLSSSHVLKDLAIRKGVPYHSTSVGEVHVIKKMKEVHAVIGGEGNGGIVYPEFRYGRDALVGIALFLTQIAKLYNISLSKLKKKYSNFFMSKKKIRLYSHEKIKILLKRIKEKYKGKKMNLSDGIKIDLLNNEWIHIRKSNTENIIRIHTESFSKTRADLLAKEVVCEVKKL; encoded by the coding sequence TTGACACTTGTAAAATCTTCATCTGGGATAAGGGGTACTTTGGGAGGAAAAGTAGGAGAAGGTTTTTCTCCTATAGATATAATTAAATTTTCTGCAGGATATGTTTCCTGGATGAAAAGGAAATATAAAAGAAAAAAAAAGTATGTTATCATCTTAGGTAGAGATGGGAGAGTTACTTCTGTTTTATTTCAACAGTTTTTAATAATCACTTTTAGAAGTCTTGGAGTAGATGTGATAAATATTGGGTTATCTACAACTCCTACTGTTGGAATAGCTGTTATGAATGAAAAAGCTGATGGAGGAGTTATGTTAACGGCTAGTCATAATCCTAAAAATTGGAATGGATTAAAAATGTTTAATTCTTGTGGAGAGTTTTTATCTGAAGAAGATTTTCAAAAATTATTTTATATAACAGAAAAAGAAAATTTTCGGTTTTCCTCTTATAAAAAATTAGGGAATCTTTTTCATAGAAAGGATTATATTCAAAAACATATAGAAAAAATTCTTTCATTACCTATTATAGATAGGAATATCATTCAAAAAGCAAGATTAAAAATTGTAATCGATGGAATTAACTCAACAGGAGGAATAGCAGTTCCTATTCTTTTAAAACATTTGGGGGTTCATGTTATTGAGATGCATTGCGATCCTCACGGTGATTTTGTTCACAATCCTGAACCTATCAAAAAAAATTTAAAAGAAATATGCAATAAAGTTCCGGAAATCAAGGCAGATTTGGGGATTTCTGTGGATCCAGATGTTGATCGTGTGGTATTTATTTGTGAAAATGGAGATTTTTTTGGAGAAGAATATACTTTAGTCTCCATAGCTGATTATGTATTAGAAAATAAATTGGGACCTGTTGTTTCTACATTATCTTCTTCTCATGTATTAAAAGATCTTGCTATCAGAAAAGGAGTTCCTTATCATTCTACTTCTGTAGGAGAAGTTCATGTTATCAAAAAAATGAAAGAGGTTCATGCTGTGATTGGAGGAGAAGGGAATGGAGGAATTGTTTATCCTGAATTTCGTTATGGAAGGGATGCGTTAGTAGGAATTGCTTTATTTTTAACTCAAATAGCTAAACTTTATAACATTTCATTATCCAAATTAAAAAAAAAATATTCTAATTTTTTTATGTCTAAAAAGAAAATCAGACTTTATTCTCATGAAAAAATTAAAATTCTACTAAAAAGAATAAAAGAAAAGTATAAAGGGAAAAAAATGAATTTGAGTGATGGAATTAAAATTGATTTATTAAATAATGAATGGATACATATAAGAAAATCTAATACTGAAAATATTATTAGAATACATACAGAAAGTTTTTCAAAAACAAGAGCTGATTTATTAGCAAAAGAAGTTGTGTGCGAAGTGAAAAAATTATAA
- a CDS encoding ABC transporter permease → MNFEWFFSKKTVWKDCRKNRTLRTIVIITQITITFGLIIAILTFSIGYGFKEIIKDKLLNVRGQIVIENINSIFPEKLFFQKKYINYNYVKKIYKIVEKDIIIGTDNKTGRYIYKGLYEDYNPIFFKYFLIDGNFCNKKKNNDCNKNIILSKKISLSLGLNIGSNVKIDFLFFKKNGDPTIISKKFRVSGLYETGITEFDDLYIIGNIKSIQQIYGCKKDLSEKFEIFLSYFPYNKENIKEKILKKIPNNFLVKTIYDQNNRDIIEWINIFDTNILVISFIVFISLVINMIVFILILLLERIRTIGILKTLGAQNKVIHKIFLFYVLQIFIPSLIIGNTIGITLLILQKKFHLVLLNKIQYFVDFVPICINISHLFIINLSIILICFVTIFFPILFIINKIPIIKVLEFE, encoded by the coding sequence TTGAATTTTGAATGGTTTTTCTCTAAAAAAACAGTTTGGAAAGATTGTAGAAAAAATAGAACTCTTAGAACAATAGTTATAATAACACAAATAACAATAACTTTCGGTTTAATTATTGCTATTTTGACTTTTTCTATAGGATATGGATTCAAAGAAATTATAAAAGATAAATTGTTAAATGTTAGAGGACAAATTGTTATAGAAAATATAAATTCAATTTTTCCTGAAAAACTTTTTTTTCAAAAAAAATATATCAATTACAATTATGTAAAAAAAATTTATAAAATTGTTGAAAAAGATATAATTATTGGAACGGATAATAAAACAGGAAGATATATATATAAAGGATTATATGAAGATTATAATCCCATTTTTTTTAAATATTTTTTAATTGATGGAAATTTTTGTAACAAAAAAAAAAATAATGATTGTAATAAAAACATTATTTTATCCAAAAAAATATCCTTATCATTAGGATTAAATATTGGATCAAATGTGAAAATAGATTTCCTTTTTTTTAAAAAAAATGGCGATCCTACTATTATATCTAAAAAATTTAGAGTTTCTGGTTTATACGAAACAGGAATTACAGAATTTGATGATCTATACATTATTGGAAATATAAAATCGATTCAACAGATTTATGGATGTAAAAAAGATTTATCAGAAAAATTTGAAATTTTTCTGTCTTATTTTCCTTATAACAAAGAAAATATAAAGGAAAAAATTTTAAAAAAAATACCTAACAATTTTTTAGTTAAAACTATTTATGATCAAAATAATCGTGATATTATAGAATGGATAAACATATTTGATACGAATATACTTGTTATTAGTTTTATTGTTTTTATATCATTAGTTATAAATATGATTGTATTTATTCTAATACTTCTTTTGGAAAGAATCAGAACTATAGGTATTTTAAAAACTTTAGGAGCTCAAAATAAAGTTATACACAAAATATTTCTGTTTTATGTTCTGCAAATATTTATTCCATCATTAATCATAGGAAATACTATAGGAATTACCTTATTGATACTGCAAAAAAAATTTCATTTAGTATTACTAAATAAAATACAATACTTTGTAGATTTTGTTCCAATTTGTATTAATATAAGCCATCTATTCATTATCAATTTATCTATTATTTTGATTTGTTTTGTGACTATATTTTTCCCTATTTTATTTATTATTAATAAAATTCCTATCATCAAAGTATTAGAATTTGAATAA
- the dnaB gene encoding replicative DNA helicase, producing MIQMNCIRQGEENNFHSKKGKIPPQALDLEEAVIGAIMIDKNGLDEIIDILFPEVFYKKAHQEIFGAVQRLYHNSKPIDLYTVSNDLRKIGKLELVGGEFYLIELTQKVISSAHIEYHSRIVLQKFFLRKLISISSDIIQKCHEDSTDVFDLLDYAESKLFEINQKYLITKKYETTQCLIKKAIDKIKKAEKEGLSGISSGFHKMDQITSGWQNSDLIILASRPGMGKTTFMLSMVKNIVVEQKIPVIVFSLEMSSIQLITRLISSETGISSEKIKRASLSSSDWECLINKTKNLKDAPLFIDDTPSLSIFSFRAKCRRLISQHGIKLILIDYMQLMVINDHGSKLQNREQEISIISRNLKSIAKELDIPIIALSQLSRAVETRGGSKRPLLSDLRESGAIEQDADIVLFIYRPEYYGFKTWDSDEENDSCIGEAEIIIAKHRNGGLDKFRLKFISDQAKFINLEEKKRPSLIWEEDYKKNILDQENLFLSPYSDFDNISSESQYNNKIDFDNENYEDLK from the coding sequence ATGATTCAAATGAATTGTATCAGACAAGGAGAAGAAAATAATTTTCATTCTAAAAAAGGAAAAATACCTCCTCAAGCATTGGATTTGGAAGAAGCTGTAATAGGAGCAATCATGATAGATAAAAATGGGTTAGATGAAATTATTGATATACTTTTTCCTGAAGTTTTTTATAAAAAAGCACATCAAGAAATTTTTGGGGCAGTACAAAGATTATATCATAATTCTAAACCGATTGATTTATATACTGTTTCGAACGATCTTCGCAAGATTGGAAAATTGGAATTAGTAGGGGGAGAATTTTATTTGATAGAATTAACACAAAAAGTTATTTCTTCTGCACATATAGAGTATCATAGTAGAATCGTATTACAAAAGTTTTTTTTAAGAAAATTAATTAGTATATCTTCTGATATTATTCAAAAATGTCATGAGGATAGTACAGACGTTTTTGATCTTTTAGATTATGCAGAATCAAAACTTTTTGAGATTAACCAGAAATATTTGATCACAAAAAAATATGAAACAACTCAATGTCTTATAAAAAAAGCTATTGATAAAATAAAAAAAGCAGAAAAAGAAGGGTTGAGTGGAATTTCTTCTGGATTTCACAAAATGGATCAGATTACTTCCGGATGGCAAAATTCTGATTTAATTATATTAGCTTCTAGACCTGGTATGGGAAAAACAACTTTTATGTTGTCCATGGTTAAAAATATTGTAGTAGAACAAAAAATTCCGGTTATAGTTTTTTCATTAGAAATGTCTTCTATTCAATTAATCACAAGACTCATTTCATCAGAAACCGGGATTTCTTCAGAAAAAATCAAAAGAGCTAGTTTGTCTAGTTCAGATTGGGAATGCTTGATTAATAAAACAAAAAATTTAAAGGATGCACCTCTATTTATAGATGATACTCCTTCTTTATCCATATTTAGTTTTCGTGCAAAATGCCGTCGTTTGATATCTCAGCATGGAATAAAATTAATATTGATAGATTATATGCAATTAATGGTGATTAATGATCATGGTTCTAAATTGCAAAATCGAGAGCAAGAGATATCAATTATTTCTAGAAATTTAAAGTCTATAGCTAAGGAACTTGATATTCCTATTATAGCTTTATCACAGCTTTCTAGAGCTGTTGAAACAAGAGGAGGAAGTAAACGTCCTTTGTTATCCGATTTACGTGAGTCAGGTGCGATTGAACAAGATGCAGATATAGTTTTATTTATTTATAGACCAGAGTATTATGGATTTAAAACTTGGGATTCTGATGAAGAAAATGATTCTTGTATTGGTGAAGCAGAAATTATAATAGCTAAACATAGAAATGGAGGATTAGATAAATTTCGTTTAAAATTTATAAGTGATCAAGCCAAATTTATCAACTTGGAAGAAAAAAAACGTCCATCATTAATTTGGGAAGAGGATTATAAAAAAAATATTCTTGATCAAGAAAATTTATTTTTATCTCCTTATAGTGATTTTGATAATATTTCTTCAGAATCTCAATACAATAATAAAATCGATTTTGATAATGAAAATTATGAGGATCTAAAATAA
- a CDS encoding acetyl-CoA carboxylase carboxyltransferase subunit alpha has product MEYLDFEKPIQEIKDQYIKCILIEKKSGIDMKKVCSQLQSKLEKTIKKLHSNLTPWQRVQLSRHPNRPYTLDYIQSITKKDSFVELHGDRYFGDDKAIVGGFGKIEDKTFMLIGTQKGKNTKDRQYRRFGMPNPEGYRKALRLMKLSEKFRKPVVTLIDTPGAFPGIEAEKRGQGEAIGKNIYEMMCLKVPIIVLIIGEGASGGALGIGIGDKVSMMENSWFSVISPESCSTILWGKWDKKEESAEALKLTAEDMYKSNLIDDIIKEPLGGAHFCPKKAYKIVKKQIIKYDKELSIIDIESLIRKRKNKYISMGYFDE; this is encoded by the coding sequence ATGGAATACTTAGACTTCGAAAAACCTATACAAGAAATTAAGGATCAGTATATTAAGTGTATTCTTATAGAAAAAAAAAGTGGAATAGACATGAAAAAAGTTTGTTCCCAATTGCAATCTAAATTGGAAAAAACAATTAAAAAATTGCACAGCAATTTAACTCCTTGGCAAAGAGTTCAATTATCTAGACATCCAAATAGACCTTATACTTTAGATTATATACAGTCTATAACAAAAAAAGATTCTTTTGTAGAGTTACATGGAGATCGTTATTTTGGAGATGACAAAGCTATAGTGGGAGGTTTTGGAAAAATAGAAGATAAGACTTTTATGTTGATAGGAACACAGAAAGGAAAAAATACTAAGGATAGACAATACAGAAGATTTGGAATGCCTAATCCTGAAGGATATCGAAAAGCCTTGCGTCTGATGAAACTGTCGGAAAAATTTCGTAAACCAGTTGTTACTCTTATTGATACACCAGGAGCTTTTCCTGGAATTGAAGCGGAAAAGAGAGGTCAAGGGGAAGCTATTGGAAAAAATATTTATGAAATGATGTGTTTGAAAGTTCCGATTATTGTTTTAATTATAGGTGAAGGAGCTAGTGGAGGTGCTTTAGGAATTGGAATAGGTGATAAAGTTTCTATGATGGAAAATTCTTGGTTTTCTGTTATTTCTCCTGAAAGTTGTTCTACAATTCTTTGGGGAAAATGGGACAAAAAAGAGGAATCAGCAGAAGCATTAAAATTAACGGCAGAAGATATGTATAAGTCAAATCTTATAGATGATATCATTAAAGAACCTTTAGGTGGAGCTCATTTTTGTCCAAAAAAAGCGTATAAGATAGTTAAAAAACAGATCATAAAATATGATAAAGAATTATCTATTATTGACATAGAATCTCTTATTAGAAAGAGAAAAAATAAGTATATTTCCATGGGTTATTTTGATGAATAG
- a CDS encoding succinate dehydrogenase/fumarate reductase iron-sulfur subunit yields MKQLLNFKLKIWRQKNNKEKGYFKTYQVHDISPNSSFLEMLDLLNNQIICDKKESSTIAFDHDCREGICGMCSLYINGRAHGPDNLITTCQLHMRHFRDGETIYIEPWRAKPFPIIKDLIVDRSSFDRIIISGGFISVNTLGKTIDGNMIPIPKDKADQAFDAATCIGCGACVSACKNRSAMLFVSAKVSQFSFLPQGKIERKKRVLNMVNKMDEEGFGSCTNTRACEAECPKGISTEYISLMNKEYIRSFII; encoded by the coding sequence ATGAAACAACTTCTGAATTTCAAATTAAAAATATGGAGACAAAAAAATAATAAAGAAAAAGGTTATTTCAAAACTTATCAAGTTCATGATATATCTCCTAATAGTTCTTTTTTAGAAATGCTAGATCTTTTGAACAATCAAATCATATGTGATAAGAAAGAATCTTCTACTATAGCATTTGATCATGATTGTCGTGAAGGAATTTGTGGAATGTGTTCTTTGTATATTAATGGGAGAGCTCATGGTCCTGATAATTTAATCACTACTTGTCAATTACACATGCGTCATTTTCGTGATGGTGAAACTATATATATTGAGCCTTGGAGAGCCAAACCTTTTCCTATAATTAAAGATCTTATTGTAGATAGATCATCTTTTGATAGGATTATTATATCAGGTGGTTTTATTTCTGTAAATACATTAGGAAAAACAATAGATGGAAATATGATTCCTATTCCAAAAGATAAAGCCGATCAAGCTTTTGATGCGGCTACATGTATTGGTTGTGGAGCGTGTGTTTCTGCATGTAAAAATAGATCTGCCATGTTATTTGTTTCAGCAAAAGTTTCACAATTTTCCTTTCTCCCTCAAGGAAAAATAGAAAGAAAAAAGAGAGTATTAAATATGGTGAATAAAATGGATGAAGAAGGGTTTGGATCTTGTACTAATACCAGAGCGTGTGAAGCAGAATGTCCAAAAGGAATATCTACAGAGTATATTTCTTTGATGAATAAAGAATATATTCGTTCATTTATTATATAA
- a CDS encoding fumarate reductase/succinate dehydrogenase flavoprotein subunit, whose product MIKNSFKLNSKVTGGGTINHKWENQKSTLKLVSPNNRSNIEIIVVGTGLSGGSACASLSELGYQVKAFCYQDSPRRAHSVAAQGGINASKNYKGDNDSIYQLFYDTIKGGDYRSREANVYRLAEISSNIIDQCVAQGVPFARDYAGYLETRSFGGTKVSRTFYAKGQTGQQLLLSCYSAMSRQIGKGRIKMYNRHEMLDLVIIEGVARGIIARNLISGKIERHAAHAVIIASGGYGNVFFLSTNAMGSNASAIWKVHKKGGFFANPCYTQIHPTCIPVHGNYQSKLTLMSESLRNDGRIWVPKKLEDAIDIRNGTKNPENISEEERDYYLERRYPSFGNLVPRDVASRAAKERCDRGFGIEDNETKEGVFLDFHSSIKKYGKEKANELGIINPSELEKMNFGEEIIESKYGNLFHMYEKITNQNPYKTPMKIYPAVHYTMGGLWVDYNLMSTIPGCYVIGEANFSDHGSNRLGASALMQGLADGYFILPYTIADYLSRYIRVSKKISTQHKEFDKSEKNVKDRIKKLVQNNGSLPVDFFHKKLGNIMWENVGMSRNHVGLSEAIKRIQELRDEFWKNVFVPGKIEDGLNSELEKAGRVADFLELGELMAMDALSRKESCGSHFREEYQTKEGEALRDDLHYQHVSVWEYRENKSISDEIMHKENLNYTFVKVQSRSYK is encoded by the coding sequence ATGATTAAAAATTCTTTTAAGTTAAATTCAAAAGTTACAGGAGGTGGTACTATCAATCATAAATGGGAAAATCAAAAATCTACTTTAAAATTAGTATCTCCTAATAACAGATCTAATATAGAAATTATTGTTGTTGGGACTGGATTGTCTGGGGGTTCTGCTTGTGCATCTTTATCTGAGTTGGGTTATCAGGTTAAAGCTTTTTGTTACCAAGATTCTCCTAGAAGAGCACATTCTGTAGCAGCTCAAGGAGGAATCAATGCTTCTAAAAATTATAAAGGAGATAATGATTCTATTTATCAACTTTTTTATGATACAATCAAAGGAGGTGATTACAGATCTAGAGAGGCTAATGTTTATCGTTTAGCGGAAATTTCTTCTAATATTATTGATCAATGTGTAGCTCAAGGTGTTCCATTTGCTCGTGATTATGCTGGTTATTTGGAAACTAGATCTTTTGGTGGTACAAAAGTTTCCAGAACCTTTTATGCTAAAGGACAAACAGGTCAACAACTGTTATTATCTTGTTATTCTGCTATGTCTAGACAAATAGGAAAAGGTCGAATTAAGATGTATAATCGTCATGAAATGCTTGATCTAGTAATTATAGAAGGAGTAGCTAGAGGGATTATTGCTAGAAATTTGATTTCTGGAAAAATAGAAAGGCATGCAGCGCACGCTGTAATAATAGCATCAGGAGGTTATGGAAATGTATTTTTTTTATCCACTAATGCAATGGGATCCAATGCTAGTGCTATATGGAAAGTTCATAAAAAAGGAGGATTCTTTGCTAATCCTTGTTATACACAAATACATCCTACTTGTATTCCAGTACATGGAAATTATCAATCTAAATTAACATTGATGTCTGAATCATTGAGAAATGATGGAAGAATATGGGTTCCAAAAAAATTGGAAGATGCCATTGATATTCGAAATGGAACTAAAAATCCTGAAAATATAAGTGAAGAAGAAAGAGATTATTATCTAGAAAGACGTTATCCTTCATTTGGAAATCTTGTTCCAAGAGATGTTGCTTCTAGAGCGGCTAAAGAACGTTGTGACAGAGGATTTGGAATAGAGGATAATGAAACCAAAGAAGGTGTATTTTTGGATTTTCATTCTTCCATAAAGAAATATGGAAAAGAAAAAGCGAATGAACTTGGAATTATAAATCCTAGTGAGTTAGAAAAGATGAATTTTGGAGAAGAAATCATAGAATCTAAATATGGAAATTTATTTCATATGTATGAAAAAATTACTAATCAAAATCCTTACAAAACTCCTATGAAGATTTATCCTGCAGTTCATTATACAATGGGTGGATTGTGGGTCGATTACAATTTAATGTCAACCATTCCTGGATGTTATGTAATAGGGGAAGCTAATTTTTCTGATCATGGATCCAATAGACTTGGAGCATCTGCATTAATGCAAGGATTAGCTGATGGATATTTCATTTTGCCATACACTATAGCAGATTATCTGTCTAGATACATAAGAGTATCAAAAAAAATATCTACACAACATAAAGAATTTGATAAATCAGAAAAGAATGTAAAAGATAGAATTAAAAAACTTGTTCAAAACAATGGAAGCTTGCCTGTTGATTTCTTTCATAAAAAACTTGGAAATATTATGTGGGAAAATGTAGGAATGAGTCGAAATCATGTTGGATTATCTGAAGCCATAAAAAGGATACAAGAACTTCGTGATGAATTTTGGAAAAATGTTTTTGTTCCTGGAAAAATTGAGGATGGATTAAATTCTGAATTAGAAAAAGCTGGACGTGTAGCAGATTTTTTAGAATTGGGTGAATTGATGGCTATGGATGCTTTGAGTAGAAAAGAATCTTGTGGAAGTCATTTTAGAGAAGAATATCAAACAAAAGAAGGAGAAGCTCTTCGCGATGATCTTCATTATCAACATGTTTCTGTATGGGAATATAGAGAAAATAAGTCTATTAGTGATGAAATTATGCATAAAGAAAATTTAAATTATACTTTTGTAAAAGTGCAATCACGCTCTTATAAATAG
- a CDS encoding succinate dehydrogenase cytochrome b subunit: MIKLVQSVNQCNFFRSSIGKKVVMATTGIFLMIFLLLHLIVNLFLFSGEQSFNEAVYFMRKNLLVRIMEYVLASGFLIHILFGVKLHLKNKKIKGEVDYAMNSCLTTSFSSRTMIYTGVLILCFLILHIINFMIPMKYSNNHLTSDYNIVISLFKNPLYTFIYVFSFFILGIHLNHGFQSSFQSLGLSNKNRLIWIQRFGFFYFWFICSGFSIIAIWFFINSN, translated from the coding sequence ATGATCAAGTTAGTTCAGTCAGTGAATCAGTGTAATTTCTTTAGATCTTCTATTGGAAAAAAAGTGGTTATGGCAACTACAGGTATTTTTTTAATGATTTTCTTACTATTGCATTTGATTGTTAATCTTTTTCTTTTTTCAGGAGAACAATCTTTTAATGAAGCTGTTTATTTTATGAGAAAAAATTTACTTGTTAGAATCATGGAATATGTACTTGCCTCTGGTTTTTTGATTCATATTTTATTTGGAGTGAAATTGCATTTAAAAAATAAAAAAATAAAAGGAGAAGTAGATTATGCTATGAATTCTTGTTTAACAACTTCATTTAGCAGTCGTACAATGATATATACAGGAGTTTTGATTTTATGTTTTTTAATTTTACATATCATAAATTTCATGATTCCCATGAAATATTCAAATAATCATTTAACTTCTGATTATAATATAGTTATTTCTTTATTTAAAAACCCTTTGTACACATTCATATATGTATTTTCCTTTTTTATTTTAGGAATTCATTTGAATCATGGATTTCAGTCTTCTTTTCAATCTTTAGGATTGTCCAATAAAAATAGGTTGATTTGGATCCAAAGATTTGGTTTTTTTTATTTTTGGTTCATTTGTTCTGGATTTTCTATTATCGCTATTTGGTTTTTTATCAATAGTAACTAA